A region from the Branchiostoma lanceolatum isolate klBraLanc5 chromosome 2, klBraLanc5.hap2, whole genome shotgun sequence genome encodes:
- the LOC136427120 gene encoding uncharacterized protein, with protein MMSNSKLSARPKPVVLLLNDEYGTRKGGISTIHRGMACLLVSKGAKVYSTVLEATQEDKKDAEADGVELITPTTFEGDDRKPELRWLTFDHQSHFPKLPPGIDFIVGHVNVTSRAARLIRKQRLPHAKLVQVTHVIPEDVARFKSEEKELSIEEEKASILEDLEDADVIVSVGPRLHDYYKNETKREEEEHHYEFLPEPSDIFKKTRVKYVETETKGVLSVGRVKGVKRLKGYDLSANAMGKVIKLRPNTKWRARGIKREDFSESKAIIQANTSKFEFAPFTPLKYSTQADLSKDMQQAHVVLMPSRAEPFGLVGLEAIAAGVPVLVSHKSGLAWFLDQDPDYDRPIVEIEDDDEEAAKTLAKRIIKVLKDGRKEFEAAKRLKKRLLDSKYWETSHNKFLEIFGL; from the coding sequence ATGATGTCTAACTCTAAGCTTTCTGCAAGGCCCAAGCCTGTGGTGCTGCTGCTCAATGACGAGTACGGGACGAGGAAGGGCGGCATATCCACCATCCACCGCGGGATGGCGTGCCTACTGGTTTCAAAAGGAGCAAAGGTCTATAGCACGGTCCTGGAAGCCACACAAGAAGACAAGAAAGATGCGGAGGCCGATGGGGTGGAGTTGATCACTCCAACAACCTTCGAGGGAGATGATAGAAAGCCAGAGCTAAGGTGGCTAACCTTTGACCACCAGAGTCATTTTCCAAAGCTTCCGCCAGGCATAGACTTCATCGTCGGCCATGTCAACGTCACAAGCCGCGCAGCACGACTGATCAGGAAGCAACGCCTTCCCCACGCCAAACTAGTCCAGGTCACCCACGTCATCCCAGAAGACGTTGCACGCTTCAAGAGTGAAGAGAAGGAGTTGAGCATCGAAGAGGAGAAAGCCAGCATTTTGGAAGACCTAGAGGATGCTGATGTGATAGTCTCCGTGGGGCCACGCTTGCATGACTACTACAAAAACGAGACAAAAAGGGAAGAGGAAGAGCATCATTACGAGTTTTTGCCTGAGCCATCTGACATCTTCAAGAAGACGCGAGTGAAATACGTCGAAACAGAAACGAAAGGGGTGCTGTCCGTCGGAAGAGTCAAGGGAGTCAAGAGGCTGAAAGGATACGATCTGTCCGCGAATGCCATGGGCAAGGTGATCAAGCTTCGACCTAACACCAAATGGCGAGCCCGCGGCATCAAGCGTGAAGATTTCTCAGAGAGCAAGGCGATCATCCAAGCCAACACCAGTAAATTCGAGTTCGCACCCTTCACCCCCTTGAAGTACAGCACTCAGGCAGATCTGTCCAAGGACATGCAACAGGCCCATGTCGTTCTGATGCCGTCTCGTGCAGAGCCATTCGGACTGGTCGGTCTGGAGGCTATCGCTGCAGGGGTGCCAGTCCTGGTCTCCCACAAGTCTGGTCTCGCCTGGTTCTTGGACCAAGATCCCGATTACGACCGCCCGATTGTGGAGATCGAAGACGACGACGAAGAAGCCGCCAAGACACTGGCCAAGCGGATCATCAAGGTGCTGAAGGATGGGAGGAAGGAGTTTGAGGCTGCAAAAAGGCTGAAGAAGAGGCTTTTGGACTCAAAGTACTGGGAAACGTCACACAACAAGTTTCTGGAGATATTTGGTCTCTAG